The genomic region AATCAGATTATTGAATAATGCAGAAGATGGAAAAGAGTGAGTATACCTCAAAGTAATAAGAATATGCAACTTAAACAagaatccatttttgaaataatggtcaaaaataaaatatttgtcgttttgggtcggttttgaaaatatttgtcaaaatggtgtccacgtaggctcgatTTTCGGGATTTAAAACACGCCAttaccaatggcgtgtttataatgagtacggaaagaaacttcattaaaaaatggactaaaacaaacacgccattgggaatggcgggtttcggaggggaaacacgccacccctaatggcgtgtcttatgtaaatttttttttttttttttttttaagttcagtcagttgaggaaaaaaattattgtaaagacacgccactactaatggcgtgtttccttcacaaaacacgtcattagtagtggcgtgtttcaggtctaaaaatcccgagcctacgtggacaccattttgacaaatattttcaaaaccgacccaaaacgacaaatattttatttttgaccattatttcaaaaatggactccTTAAACAAGGATGGAGCACtcagcttcttcttcttctggaAGCAATGTCTGATAAACCCTTCGTGTTTAAGACCATGTTTATCAGCTGGTCTTGAAGCCCTACTTAGACCTAGTTCTtgcattaaaatattaatatatacGTTTCAATCTATTTAGAAGACCTAGTTCCTGATTTTGTTGTTTTATCAAGACCTGCTTTAACCGGCTTTAACCAACATAAAAAAAATAATTCAAATAATCGAATTTTTGACCAATTTATTTTTGTGCAGTTTAAAATTAATACTTTTGATATATGTTAAAGTTTAGATTTttaaaaatttaatttttatttattgaagattattggcataaaaaaaatataagtaaaataaGCTCTAAAGTATAACAAATGTGGTCTCTAATTGTACATCATGAAAAATTATGAATTTTGGTAAAATTATATTATCAATTTTTTGAGTAAGATTTCACAAAAAAAACTTTTTGTAAACAAAAATGCTGATGCCTTTGTCTTTGTAAAGTTAAAAACTCTCCTCCCCCAATGATTTGTTACCACGTGGATCAAAGGACCAGGTCCTTCATTTCGTTCCAACAGGTCCAAAATAGACCATGTAGAACGCATTTGGCAAACCAGGTTtgcttttttcttttatttttccttttttctttttcaatgttTTTGTCTTTATTCAAGACCTAACCCATCTTAGACCTACCCATAAACGTAGTCTTAGTGTTGAGTGTTGACCATCTACTAATTACACAATCGCAAAACGGTTTTTTTATTGTGTGCCTAAAGACAAACATTAGAGTGATATTGTCAAGTTGTCATATTGATACCTCACATAATAATAAAGCTTCGTTTGACATGATACTTCAGGTAACTTATTTGATCAAAgtaacttatttgaccaaaattttagctacctgattttttttgcaagtgtttggcaagtagcttatttggtcaaataagttacctgaaatgaaatgctacctcaggtagagaaatcaggtacctgaaatgacttattttccattttgtacccctttattctataatattaaataatgttcatatccttttacgtcattttaccaaaatcagctaccttttcagctagtttgccaaacacatttttatataatcagttaccttatcaactCCTAATTtgcagctaccttatcagttaccttttcaggtttcagttagctttttaattttcagttaccttttcaggtttcagctaccttttcaggtagttttgtCAAACAGAGAGTAACAGTACAAAATAAAGATAAATGAATATCCGGCTCGAAGCCGGACTAAATCGGAAGGTCTATGTCAAAAAAATAAATGGTCGATACTCTATCATTTTAAAGTTGATtttgtgtaagacggttttatacaaaAATAATGTCAAATGGATTCAAACATAACAATATTAATAGAAAAAAATGGTTATTAAAAGAGTATTTTTTTACAATAACCCGTATGAGTCTGACACAGGTATCtatccccttatactaaaagaataataAATCTTCAAATTTTCCTgcctaaatgaatttggctaTAATAGGACTTTCtttatatcatatctgtaattgaactttcattatattatatttacaaCTCAATTATACCGAACTTTCCATTTTCCACCGATTAGtacaaaacattaataataataaattttacaattaaatatcaaattgagttaaatatcagGTTTTATAATTGTTACTTCGATTTTCTTTAATATTCGTATCTAAAAAATCGCGCATTCACGCGGAATCTATACTAGTTATCATTCAAACtcattttatagggttttttcAAATGATGTGGAACAGTTTAAAACAAACATACAATGGAAGAGGTTACCTAGTTATATTCGTTTGTATTTTTATGTTTAGAAGGggtaaatatattttattttaggTTTACTTTTAATTATTCTTAAAACTAAATGAATGACGCGTTAATTTCATTTATCCTTCTCCATTGATAAATGACATTTGGTGGTCATGTTTGAAGTGTTTCAGATCCTTTCAGTCACGTTTTTCACGAAGGTAAAATTTAGTGGTTAAAGTTTAAatgaaaatcacaaaaaattgAGGTAGGAACCCTCATAACAACGATCCCATGGGTCACTAGTCACACTACTCACTATAtagagaaaaaaaaatgtaactAATTTTGTGTGCGTAGTTTCCATGCGGGGAAAGTAGCAAATTGCCCCAAAAACGTTTGGGGTTATGTGCATTTTGGCCCCAAATGTTATCAAATGTGCAGTTTAGCCCCAAACGCTTAAGATTATGTGCAAATCAGCCCAAATTTAATTTTCCGGCAATTTTATCTATACTACCATCTTCCCACCACCGTCAAACACCATCCTCTACCCCATGTCCCATCGTATCCCTTTTTAACACAGATGGAACGTGTAACAACTTTACCGTTTGCCAAAGGAAAATACATCGTCAAGTAGTAAACATAACACTTTCTGGGTGCCATTTTATAACATAGAAGTTCTTTTTGAGTAGTTATCGAGTTGCCACCTGCACATAAATTATATTCATGTATTTTAGTCCTGACTTATCTAAATTAGGATTTATCCAAGGAGAAAACCACCTCATTTAGTGGCGGACCCAGGGGTGCGCACAGCACCCCACGTGCGCACCCTTGGTtgggtgattttttttttatttcgaaaaGACAGGAAAATCAATTATGAATACAATTTCCGCGCAATAAGAATCAGATAAACTAAGTGGTCCAGTGGGAAGGCTAGGAGCATTCACTCTTGAAGCTGCGCGCGGGTTCAATCCCTCCTAGAGCCCTTTTCCAATTTGGTGTAAATTGCTCAAATTTCAAACTCTAATTTCTAAATTCCATCTTCCTAATTTTTAAAATTTAGATTCTTAGTTTCAAATTCTCTTTGATTGGTTTGTTTTATGAATATTTTTctacttttgttttgattcttTGTTTTATATTTGTGATTTTGCTTTGTGAATTTTGATTAATTGTCAACCTCAATTTTAGATTCATAGATCCTAAGATACGAAAATGTAATTTGTGAATTGAGCCATATTTaagattttattattataatttatcaATTTGAAATCTCAGTTATGTACAAATATATTACTTTTCCTTTTAATTAATCGAAAAGCATAATAACTTTGAGTTTTTTTTAATCCACCGAAAAAGGCACACGTAAAATCTCAACTTACAGTGGTCAAAATCAACATAGAGAAAAATACATTTTTTTTGCATTAATAATAAAACCTCAGCAGTTCAAAAGACAATGATTTTTTCCCTCGACGGATGACTTTTAAGTCTATAGAATTTGTAAGTTTTTTCAGCATCATGTTTACTATATAATGACCATGATGGACTTTAATCATTTTGCtatatttttcgatttttttttttcaattgtgcACTCCCATTCATAAAGCTCTAGGTCCGCCACTGACCTCATTGAACTTTGACAGCTTTTTTAGTGACAAAGGGAACGTTATGGTCGTTGTTAGACTCGAAGAGGAGGGTTAGGATTGGACATGGGAAGGATTGTGTTTGTTTGATGGTGGTGGGGTGGGTGGGAGTAGATGTAAAATTGACGAAATTGGGTGGTAGTACGTATAAAAATGCCGGAATGTTAAAATTGGGTTGATTTGCACATAGTCTCAAATATTTGGGACTAAATTGCAAATTTAAAAACGTTTGGGTGCAAATTGCATATAGCCCCAAACATTTAGGGACAATTTGCTACTTTCCCCGTTTGCATGCTATCACGTACACGTATTTACTTATGGTTACACCGCTGCGGCTCCTTCATTTAACAAGAAAATTCTAAATTTTACTTGTTCACCGTCAGTTTCACATTTTTACCGCATCACAAAGCTTCTAACTTTACCACCATCTCGCCCAATTCCGAAATCATAATTTTTCCCTTTCCTTCCTATCTTCCGTAACCCTAATTTCATCTTCAATTAAAGTTTAAACAATTGCCATTCCTAATTAAAACCCTAGAATTCGTCACTCCGCAGGTAATTTCCTAATTTCGATCAATTCCTCGTTAATTCAGATTATTTTCGCAATCATTATCATAATTTGTGCTCAAaatattaaaattttaatttttttttaagtaGTTACTGTTTTCTGCTGTTAATTATTGTTAATAGCATAGAATGTTCAATGAATCAGGTTTATTTATTGGAAATTTTGAGATTGAGATTGTTTACGCCATTGGATAGAGCTTTCTCGATGTTATAGTTTTGTTTCGGTTTCGTAAATTATGGCCATGGAATCGGATGTGCAATCAGAGGAAGATAAAGATAATGCTGATTTAAATGTAATAGAAACTGGTGAAGATGAATCTGAGGAGGATGAGGATGTCGATTTTAATCCCTTTTTTATGAAAGGTAGTCCTTCCGAGGAAGCTTCGTCAAGCTTGAGCTCCGAAGTGGAAGGGTTAGATGTCGACGTTGTTAGTAGTCGTAGTGAAGACGTAGTGAGGAGTCCTGTGGGTGTAAGTGATCATGTTGGAGGTATGGTAGATGAACGAGTAGGAGTTTCTAATGAAGGTGAAAAAGAAAGTGGGACGGTTCACGGGGTAGATAAAGTGTCGACTAGTGGAGCTAATGTGGTTGCGGATGATTCTGAGGCGTTGTTGGATTTGGGAGATACTAGGGGTAAATCCaaggttgattttgatgatgagGATGCGATTTGTAAGCGAACTAGAGCTCGTTATTCTCTAGCAAGTTTTACGCTTGATGAGTTGGAGACCTTTTTGCAAGAAACAGATGATGAGGATGATTTCCAAAAtgttgatgaagaagaagagtaTAGGAAGTTTCTTACAGCGGTTTTGAAGGGAGGTGATGGGGATGATCAAGGTAATGTGGAaggtaatgatgatgatgatgaagatgatgaagataatGATGCTGATTTTGAGATTGAAATTGAAGAGGCACTCGAGAGTGATGTCGATGATTGTGTGATCACTTCTCTTAATGCTGAAGACATTGAGAGGACTAGCCTGCGTCCTCAGACTAGGCAAAATAGACGACAAAAAACCACGTCCCCTAGTAAGAAAAAGGGTCTGAAGGTGGAAGAAAGGCCTTTACGCCCACTAGTTCCTGTCATGTTTAGGGCACCTAATGCTTCTGTTCCCTGTCTAGGTACTACATTTGCAACAAACAGCTCGAGTACCCAATGTTTGCCATTGAATGGGTTTGTGGATCATCAGATTGGCCAACTTTATTGCCTAGTTTATGAACATGTGCAGCTTCTCATCCAAGTATATTCACTCTGTGCTCTTGACCCATCCCGTCAGCATATTGCAAATCAAGTTAAAGGCCTCTTGGCTGAGCTGCTTCACAAACGTGATCTAGTACTAACTTGGAGAAACGTCGAGTACCCGGATTCTTGCTTTGCTCCGCCACATGTCAACTCTGTATCTGCTCAAACTCAACATTATGTTCCTTACTCTACTGTTGCATCTGATGGGACTGATGATCAGGTAAAGTTTGTGGCTCCCACTTTCTTTAAGGATATGAAAATCTTTATTTGTCGACATAATTATTGCATAGTGCGTGGTGCTTATTTATTTGCTTGTTCAGGGATGTAGATGGCTGCCATCCATAGGTGGCCCTGTGCTCTCAGTGTTGGATGTTGAGCCACTTAAGTTAGCTGGAAAATATATAGACGATGTTTCAAATGGTATGTCGTGGAATGACTCATTAAATGTGAAGGCTTATTTGAGGCTTGGTTTGGTGATATTTTGACAATCCTCGGGTCTATGACATTGTCTTCCTTTTGCCATCGTGTACTCAGCTGTACGAGAGCATCAAAAGCGCTGTGTGGAAACTACTAATTACTTATTGGAAAAGCAACCTCTCTTCCCTCATCCTGCCTGTTCTTCTCCAGAAATAGATTGCAATGCTACTATAGGAGATGATCCATCTCCTAATCGGTCTGCTGTAATATCAAATGACAAGGTGCCAAAGAAGACACTGGCTGCTACACTTGTGGAGAACACAAAAAAGCAGTCTGTTGCCTTGGTCCCTGAGCAAATTGCCAAACTTGCCCAACCCTTTTATCCCCTTTTCAATTCTGAATTATTTCCTCACAAACCACCCCCATCATCTGTTGCCAATCGTGTGCTTTTCACAGATTCTGAAGATGTGTAAGTCAGGCCTTTTAATTAAAAGCTTAGCATTCTTTGATTTACTCACTAAGTTACCATTTAGAGTAATCTAAACTTTTAGGGgtataattttgttttaaatgCTAGTGTAGATCGTCGGTACTAATCGTTCAGTTTTTTGCTTGGTGATTTTACTGCTGCTTTATCTTTTTTCAAGCCACTAAGaatagtttttttttctttttaattcaaCAAACAGGTTGCTTTCAATGGGGATGATGGAATACAATAATCATTGGAAAGCCATCCAACAACGTTTTTTGCCTTGCAAAACAGAGCATCAGGTATTAAATTGCTGTCTACTTAGTTGGTTGTTATAGGTCCAATGTTGGATTCTGCACTCTCTGTCTTATGCTTTAAATCATTAGTCGTTCATAAGTTGTGAAGTTGCTGAGATCTTGTAGCATGCGCACAAGGTTTGACATGCTAAATTTGATTCACATTCTAGAGATGTAAATGAGAATTGTTTTTTCTGGGATTATTTGTGCTTCACGTGTTTGTTCTCTTTTaagacaaaaaataaaaaaaaattacccATTTATGATCTGGTGTATTTCTTCGTGGTGTCTTCATCTTATGTCTCGACCATCTGTTTTCAACTCTAGATAGTACGAACTGCTTTGTTGGATAAAATTCTGAATAAGTTTCTACTGTAATCGTAGTCGTAGTCGATCAGCAAATCAGACAAGTCGCAACATTTATGTCTCGGCAGAATGATTTGAAAAACAGCAAATTGGAGGAGGTGTTGTCTGGATGGAAACCCAAACTTTGTGTATATTATCGTATGATCTGTTTTTTGCTCATCATCTCTTCTGTGTTATTTTGTTGACGAGCCTTTTCATCTATACATCATATTTGTGAAAGATACATTTGGTTCATGTTCCTGAAATGAAAGACGGCTTATAGTTCATTATCTAAGattgtttttgtttcatttttttaaaaagaaTTCTTCTAGATTATCTAAGGAAAGTTGGGAGCTAAGAACACCCTCCCCCCCCCCCAGATTTCTTCTAGATTCACTTTGAATTTTCTGTGAACCAATTTTTTTGTTTCTCCGGTGCTTTCTGAAATCTTAGTTCACAGAAAATGCATTTAAGTGAAGGTATTAGTTACTACTGCTTGAAATTGTAATCTAGTTGATGTGGAATGTTTGTGGTTTCTAGTTTTCTCTGAACCTATGTTACTCAGACTCGTCTACTCGTATCCGGCAAAATACGTATCGGAGTATCTGATACGGCTATTTTGTGCGAAGTTTTCAatattttggtctaaaatgaagtatCAAAGTGTCGTATCGTATCTGACAAAATACGTATCGGATACGGAATACGGCAACTAAGTGAAATATCGGAGTAACAAAACTCTGAACTAGTCGTCTGAAATCTTTGTATCTGTATCTAATGAACAATAACTACGTTTTGATTGGGCTTATTCTATATTTCTAGAGAAGGTTTTGTCTATTCAGAATTCAGATGTGACTGTTTGTTCCAAACTTCCAATGTGTTTATTGCTTTTCTTTTTGATATAGGAGTGTTACGGGATTCATTTTTAATAGATATAAGTAGTCTGTATTTCTAATATTTTGATGTGGCAGTTGGTCAATGCATTTTTCTTTTCGGTAAGAGAAAATCTTTCTCTATTCAACACAAGCTAAAGGCGACATACATCCCAACCCCCTGCTATTTTGAGGTGTTGGGGGTGATGGTTTTGTATACACTGACTTCTTGTTTTTCTCTTGGTTTACTTTAGCATACATTATTTACCGTATGTATTAAGCCTTCTTTTTATTTCTTGCAGATTTTTGTACGAGTAAAAAACCGCTGCTCATCTAAAGCACCTGACAATCCAATAAAGGTACCCATTAACTTTTCGGCAAGGAAAATTGCGCTTCTCCGTCTTTGATTTTTCGTTCCTTAATAATTGCAGTGAAGTAAATTAAATAGTCTATCTGTTAGATAACGTGGGATTGTCTATGCATGGTTTGAGACACTCGTTATTAGGTCATGTTGTAGATGTCTGTTGTCTTGGAAATTTTTCAAGTGCTAGTAGTGATATTAGGTCATGTAGCAGTATATCCCCAGTATCCCCTTCCGCATTACACATGTTAGCACTGAAAAATTAATGAAGATGCAAGTGTGCTATTAGTGGATCATAGATGCAACAGTTATTAAGAGCTATAGAATTTCAGTATATGAACATTGCTCTCCAAGTATTTTGTTCTTGTTTGGTACATTCTTTTGTTTCTCAAAGGCTGTAATGTCTATTTCTGTACTTCAGACTGTAAGAAAGTTGAAAACATCTCCACTCACAGCCGATGAGAAAGCTCTTATTGAAGAGGTAATTACATGGTTTCTTGCTCACCTCTGAGTTCTGATCTGTGAATCTATTTATCAAAAATAATTGTGCGTTGTGCTGTGTTACTTCATTCATAAAAAAAAAGGCATTGAAGACGTTTAGACTGGACTGGACTTCAGTTTGGAGAGCTGTTGTCCCATATAGGGATCCCAACCTACTTCCCCGGCAGTGGCGTATTGCAATTGGGACTCAGAAATCGTACAAGACGCCGTCGAGTAGGAAGGAAAAACATCGAGTTTATGAAGCAAATAGACGGAGAAGGAAGACTTCAGCTATGGATAACTCTCACACTGTATCAGAGGAGGTAAACATTATGCTCATTCACTCAAGCATGCATTCATGTTCACACTTGTTGCAGTTAGACACATGATTTCTTAGTGGCTGTGATGTTGAGGCAAGTGGTCATATTGACCCATAGTTTAACTCACTCTAACACTCAACTCCACAAATAACTGTCGGAATTTCTGTTTGATCAATTGAAAGCTGTGGAAAACCTCAGTTGTGTAGTCTCAGGAACCAATAATTTGTTTTGTAATGAACAAGATTCTTAATAATTGGTGAAGGAGCAATGTCATTCTTGATTAAGATTCACATTTT from Silene latifolia isolate original U9 population chromosome 3, ASM4854445v1, whole genome shotgun sequence harbors:
- the LOC141646958 gene encoding uncharacterized protein LOC141646958 isoform X3, translated to MAMESDVQSEEDKDNADLNVIETGEDESEEDEDVDFNPFFMKGSPSEEASSSLSSEVEGLDVDVVSSRSEDVVRSPVGVSDHVGGMVDERVGVSNEGEKESGTVHGVDKVSTSGANVVADDSEALLDLGDTRGKSKVDFDDEDAICKRTRARYSLASFTLDELETFLQETDDEDDFQNVDEEEEYRKFLTAVLKGGDGDDQGNVEGNDDDDEDDEDNDADFEIEIEEALESDVDDCVITSLNAEDIERTSLRPQTRQNRRQKTTSPSKKKGLKVEERPLRPLVPVMFRAPNASVPCLGTTFATNSSSTQCLPLNGFVDHQIGQLYCLVYEHVQLLIQVYSLCALDPSRQHIANQVKGLLAELLHKRDLVLTWRNVEYPDSCFAPPHVNSVSAQTQHYVPYSTVASDGTDDQGCRWLPSIGGPVLSVLDVEPLKLAGKYIDDVSNAVREHQKRCVETTNYLLEKQPLFPHPACSSPEIDCNATIGDDPSPNRSAVISNDKVPKKTLAATLVENTKKQSVALVPEQIAKLAQPFYPLFNSELFPHKPPPSSVANRVLFTDSEDVLLSMGMMEYNNHWKAIQQRFLPCKTEHQIFVRVKNRCSSKAPDNPIKTVRKLKTSPLTADEKALIEEALKTFRLDWTSVWRAVVPYRDPNLLPRQWRIAIGTQKSYKTPSSRKEKHRVYEANRRRRKTSAMDNSHTVSEECENGEDGTDKEAYVHEAFLADWRPFTAGLNAPKVFASNLNSRCLPGNLVPTRFCGSQEVPNHGNKETPSIRDHAQDFSVGSENSHPVIHKSFQAYAGSGYPPTRATSRAFGCESFLHSQNAQKPGITNVVKLAPELPPVKLPPAVRVISQASLRSSQLVSSTEVVHDKTRVLNPNSASVSSQKCESLNNKNRIEDKGAELDPQMHPLLYRSLEESHVPSFSVNNPSRIPTFSFFPAFQNQLNGHARQDPPLPVSATGLKSSSSKEMASTSSSLDFHPFLQRTSDVDPKSFGSDSTRSPLTTDLELSRDSFEEIGYRAGTDAAQLAAPSKPNTSNIDATDLDLGIHLSTSRKRKASSHEGAEMNPMVPSVSVGNSVEVAKGIASPDNSAARTDKLGHESNSCINDNVGYQPPLEIVMEQEELSDSDEELDDVEFECEEMTDSDGEEGSAAEPIVNTRLEQEQENTTPATEINEQCSKPGTCDVSKASRAPRKRRTPTSCWLSLNSGDSNHAEQASAKITETSNGVLPRKSHSKRYSRRLIINPKISSAVQKGESSRLDPSRSSSRKHRKHRKQLVKAPDVKDSCTAKDAKV
- the LOC141646958 gene encoding uncharacterized protein LOC141646958 isoform X2; protein product: MAMESDVQSEEDKDNADLNVIETGEDESEEDEDVDFNPFFMKGSPSEEASSSLSSEVEGLDVDVVSSRSEDVVRSPVGVSDHVGGMVDERVGVSNEGEKESGTVHGVDKVSTSGANVVADDSEALLDLGDTRGKSKVDFDDEDAICKRTRARYSLASFTLDELETFLQETDDEDDFQNVDEEEEYRKFLTAVLKGGDGDDQGNVEGNDDDDEDDEDNDADFEIEIEEALESDVDDCVITSLNAEDIERTSLRPQTRQNRRQKTTSPSKKKGLKVEERPLRPLVPVMFRAPNASVPCLGTTFATNSSSTQCLPLNGFVDHQIGQLYCLVYEHVQLLIQVYSLCALDPSRQHIANQVKGLLAELLHKRDLVLTWRNVEYPDSCFAPPHVNSVSAQTQHYVPYSTVASDGTDDQGCRWLPSIGGPVLSVLDVEPLKLAGKYIDDVSNAVREHQKRCVETTNYLLEKQPLFPHPACSSPEIDCNATIGDDPSPNRSAVISNDKVPKKTLAATLVENTKKQSVALVPEQIAKLAQPFYPLFNSELFPHKPPPSSVANRVLFTDSEDVLLSMGMMEYNNHWKAIQQRFLPCKTEHQIFVRVKNRCSSKAPDNPIKTVRKLKTSPLTADEKALIEEALKTFRLDWTSVWRAVVPYRDPNLLPRQWRIAIGTQKSYKTPSSRKEKHRVYEANRRRRKTSAMDNSHTVSEEDNQMELCGPQCENGEDGTDKEAYVHEAFLADWRPFTAGLNAPKVFASNLNSRCLPGNLVPTRFCGSQEVPNHGNKETPSIRDHAQDFSVGSENSHPVIHKSFQAYAGSGYPPTRATSRAFGCESFLHSQNAQKPGITNVVKLAPELPPVKLPPAVRVISQASLRSSQLVSSTEVVHDKTRVLNPNSASVSSQKCESLNNKNRIEDKGAELDPQMHPLLYRSLEESHVPSFSVNNPSRIPTFSFFPAFQNQLNGHARQDPPLPVSATGLKSSSSKEMASTSSSLDFHPFLQRTSDVDPKSFGSDSTRSPLTTDLELSRDSFEEIGYRAGTDAAQLAAPSKPNTSNIDATDLDLGIHLSTSRKRKASSHEGAEMNPMVPSVSVGNSVEVAKGIASPDNSAARTDKLGHESNSCINDNVGYQPPLEIVMEQEELSDSDEELDDVEFECEEMTDSDGEEGSAAEPIVNTRLEEQENTTPATEINEQCSKPGTCDVSKASRAPRKRRTPTSCWLSLNSGDSNHAEQASAKITETSNGVLPRKSHSKRYSRRLIINPKISSAVQKGESSRLDPSRSSSRKHRKHRKQLVKAPDVKDSCTAKDAKV
- the LOC141646958 gene encoding uncharacterized protein LOC141646958 isoform X1 codes for the protein MAMESDVQSEEDKDNADLNVIETGEDESEEDEDVDFNPFFMKGSPSEEASSSLSSEVEGLDVDVVSSRSEDVVRSPVGVSDHVGGMVDERVGVSNEGEKESGTVHGVDKVSTSGANVVADDSEALLDLGDTRGKSKVDFDDEDAICKRTRARYSLASFTLDELETFLQETDDEDDFQNVDEEEEYRKFLTAVLKGGDGDDQGNVEGNDDDDEDDEDNDADFEIEIEEALESDVDDCVITSLNAEDIERTSLRPQTRQNRRQKTTSPSKKKGLKVEERPLRPLVPVMFRAPNASVPCLGTTFATNSSSTQCLPLNGFVDHQIGQLYCLVYEHVQLLIQVYSLCALDPSRQHIANQVKGLLAELLHKRDLVLTWRNVEYPDSCFAPPHVNSVSAQTQHYVPYSTVASDGTDDQGCRWLPSIGGPVLSVLDVEPLKLAGKYIDDVSNAVREHQKRCVETTNYLLEKQPLFPHPACSSPEIDCNATIGDDPSPNRSAVISNDKVPKKTLAATLVENTKKQSVALVPEQIAKLAQPFYPLFNSELFPHKPPPSSVANRVLFTDSEDVLLSMGMMEYNNHWKAIQQRFLPCKTEHQIFVRVKNRCSSKAPDNPIKTVRKLKTSPLTADEKALIEEALKTFRLDWTSVWRAVVPYRDPNLLPRQWRIAIGTQKSYKTPSSRKEKHRVYEANRRRRKTSAMDNSHTVSEEDNQMELCGPQCENGEDGTDKEAYVHEAFLADWRPFTAGLNAPKVFASNLNSRCLPGNLVPTRFCGSQEVPNHGNKETPSIRDHAQDFSVGSENSHPVIHKSFQAYAGSGYPPTRATSRAFGCESFLHSQNAQKPGITNVVKLAPELPPVKLPPAVRVISQASLRSSQLVSSTEVVHDKTRVLNPNSASVSSQKCESLNNKNRIEDKGAELDPQMHPLLYRSLEESHVPSFSVNNPSRIPTFSFFPAFQNQLNGHARQDPPLPVSATGLKSSSSKEMASTSSSLDFHPFLQRTSDVDPKSFGSDSTRSPLTTDLELSRDSFEEIGYRAGTDAAQLAAPSKPNTSNIDATDLDLGIHLSTSRKRKASSHEGAEMNPMVPSVSVGNSVEVAKGIASPDNSAARTDKLGHESNSCINDNVGYQPPLEIVMEQEELSDSDEELDDVEFECEEMTDSDGEEGSAAEPIVNTRLEQEQENTTPATEINEQCSKPGTCDVSKASRAPRKRRTPTSCWLSLNSGDSNHAEQASAKITETSNGVLPRKSHSKRYSRRLIINPKISSAVQKGESSRLDPSRSSSRKHRKHRKQLVKAPDVKDSCTAKDAKV
- the LOC141646958 gene encoding uncharacterized protein LOC141646958 isoform X4 — translated: MAMESDVQSEEDKDNADLNVIETGEDESEEDEDVDFNPFFMKGSPSEEASSSLSSEVEGLDVDVVSSRSEDVVRSPVGVSDHVGGMVDERVGVSNEGEKESGTVHGVDKVSTSGANVVADDSEALLDLGDTRGKSKVDFDDEDAICKRTRARYSLASFTLDELETFLQETDDEDDFQNVDEEEEYRKFLTAVLKGGDGDDQGNVEGNDDDDEDDEDNDADFEIEIEEALESDVDDCVITSLNAEDIERTSLRPQTRQNRRQKTTSPSKKKGLKVEERPLRPLVPVMFRAPNASVPCLGTTFATNSSSTQCLPLNGFVDHQIGQLYCLVYEHVQLLIQVYSLCALDPSRQHIANQVKGLLAELLHKRDLVLTWRNVEYPDSCFAPPHVNSVSAQTQHYVPYSTVASDGTDDQGCRWLPSIGGPVLSVLDVEPLKLAGKYIDDVSNAVREHQKRCVETTNYLLEKQPLFPHPACSSPEIDCNATIGDDPSPNRSAVISNDKVPKKTLAATLVENTKKQSVALVPEQIAKLAQPFYPLFNSELFPHKPPPSSVANRVLFTDSEDVLLSMGMMEYNNHWKAIQQRFLPCKTEHQIFVRVKNRCSSKAPDNPIKTVRKLKTSPLTADEKALIEEALKTFRLDWTSVWRAVVPYRDPNLLPRQWRIAIGTQKSYKTPSSRKEKHRVYEANRRRRKTSAMDNSHTVSEECENGEDGTDKEAYVHEAFLADWRPFTAGLNAPKVFASNLNSRCLPGNLVPTRFCGSQEVPNHGNKETPSIRDHAQDFSVGSENSHPVIHKSFQAYAGSGYPPTRATSRAFGCESFLHSQNAQKPGITNVVKLAPELPPVKLPPAVRVISQASLRSSQLVSSTEVVHDKTRVLNPNSASVSSQKCESLNNKNRIEDKGAELDPQMHPLLYRSLEESHVPSFSVNNPSRIPTFSFFPAFQNQLNGHARQDPPLPVSATGLKSSSSKEMASTSSSLDFHPFLQRTSDVDPKSFGSDSTRSPLTTDLELSRDSFEEIGYRAGTDAAQLAAPSKPNTSNIDATDLDLGIHLSTSRKRKASSHEGAEMNPMVPSVSVGNSVEVAKGIASPDNSAARTDKLGHESNSCINDNVGYQPPLEIVMEQEELSDSDEELDDVEFECEEMTDSDGEEGSAAEPIVNTRLEEQENTTPATEINEQCSKPGTCDVSKASRAPRKRRTPTSCWLSLNSGDSNHAEQASAKITETSNGVLPRKSHSKRYSRRLIINPKISSAVQKGESSRLDPSRSSSRKHRKHRKQLVKAPDVKDSCTAKDAKV